The Flavobacterium sp. M31R6 nucleotide sequence AGAAAATTATTTCTAAACTATCAACGGAGATTTTACAATATTGTTGTAATTCATCAATAGAACCTTGTTCAATAAATACATCTGGTATTCCTAAAAGTTGTATTGTAGAGGTATAATTATGGGTAGCCGCAAATTCCAGAATTGCACTTCCAAATCCGCCTTTTATGATTCCATCCTCAATAGTTATAATCGTTTCGAATTGGTTAAAAATAGCATGTAGCTCGTTTTCATCAAGAGGTTTTACAAAAGCAAAATCATAATGGGCAAAATTTTCAGGATGTTGTATTTTGGCTAGGGCCAATGTCACATTGTTCCCAATTGTGCCCGTAGATAAGATAGCTACTTTTGAGCCACTTTGCAGAAGTTTTGCTTTCCCGATTTCTATTTTTTCGTATTTTCCTAAATGTAATTTTTTCCAATTATTGGTTACACCTCGTCCTCGCGGATAGCGTATCGCAATGGGATGGTTTAAGCCCAATTGTGCGGTATATAAAATATTTTGTAAATCAATTTCATTCAACGGGTCATAAATAATCATGTTTGGAATACAGCGTAAGTAGGCCAAATCAAAAACACCGTGATGCGTTGCGCCATCTTCGCCAACTAAACCGGCTCTGTCCAAACAAAAAATAACGGGTAAATTTTGTAATGCCACATCATGAATCACTTGATCGTAAGCGCGCTGTAAAAAAGTGGAGTAAATATTGCAATACACAATCATTCCCTGTGTAGCCATTCCAGCAGACAAGGTTACGGCATGCTGTTCCGCAATTCCTACATCAAAAGCTCTTTTCGGAAAGGCATCCATCATGAATTTCAAAGAACTTCCAGAAGGCATTGCTGGAGTGATTCCAACAATTTTTTCATTCTTTGTGGCTAAATTCAAAATGGTTAATCCAAAAACGTCTTGGTATTTTGGAGGTAAATTCTCTTCTTGTTTTGGAATGATTTCACCAGTTGTGGCATCGAATTTACCAGGAGCGTGGTACTTGACTTGGTTTTCTTCTGCTTGTTGAAGGCCTTTGCCTTTGGTGGTAATAAGGTGCAGAAACTTCGGCCCTTTTATTTTTTTCAGCCGCTTCAATTCTTTGATCACCGCAAAAATATCATTACCATCAATTGGTCCGGAATAATCAAAATTCAATGACCGAATCATATTGTTCTGTCTCGGGTTTTTTCCCTCTTTTACGGAAGTGAGATATTTTTTGAGCGCACCCACACTCGGGTCAATCCCGATGGCATTATCATTTAGAATAACCAATAAATTGGCATCGGTAACTCCGGCGTGATTCAGTCCTTCAAAGGCCATTCCTGATGCTATCGAAGCATCGCCGATTACTGCAATGTGTTGTTTGTTGAAATCGCCTTTTAAATTGGAAGCAATCGCCAT carries:
- a CDS encoding 1-deoxy-D-xylulose-5-phosphate synthase, with translation MKSNLLEHIHSPIDLRLLDEAQLPQLAQELRDFIINIVATKEGHLGASLGVVELTIALHYIFNTPDDLLVWDVGHQAYGHKILTERKTIFHTNRQLGGISGFPKRSESIYDTFGVGHSSTSISAALGMAIASNLKGDFNKQHIAVIGDASIASGMAFEGLNHAGVTDANLLVILNDNAIGIDPSVGALKKYLTSVKEGKNPRQNNMIRSLNFDYSGPIDGNDIFAVIKELKRLKKIKGPKFLHLITTKGKGLQQAEENQVKYHAPGKFDATTGEIIPKQEENLPPKYQDVFGLTILNLATKNEKIVGITPAMPSGSSLKFMMDAFPKRAFDVGIAEQHAVTLSAGMATQGMIVYCNIYSTFLQRAYDQVIHDVALQNLPVIFCLDRAGLVGEDGATHHGVFDLAYLRCIPNMIIYDPLNEIDLQNILYTAQLGLNHPIAIRYPRGRGVTNNWKKLHLGKYEKIEIGKAKLLQSGSKVAILSTGTIGNNVTLALAKIQHPENFAHYDFAFVKPLDENELHAIFNQFETIITIEDGIIKGGFGSAILEFAATHNYTSTIQLLGIPDVFIEQGSIDELQQYCKISVDSLEIIFSSY